One region of Pagrus major chromosome 5, Pma_NU_1.0 genomic DNA includes:
- the tmed7 gene encoding transmembrane emp24 domain-containing protein 7 gives MYRSFRVLLQVLWAQLLCGWVLGSELTFELPDNAKQCFYEDVIIGTKCTLEFQVVTGGHYDVDCRLEDPDGTTLYKEMKKQYDSFTFTAAKNGTFKFCFSNEFSTFTHKTVYFDFQVGDDPPLFPNENRVTALTQCESACVSIHEALKSVIDYQTHFRLREAQGRSRAEDLNTRVAFWSIGEAIILLVVSISQVVLLRSFFSDKKTTTTRVGS, from the exons ATGTACAGATCCTTTCGGGTGCTACTGCAGGTGCTGTGGGCCCAGCTGCTCTGTGGGTGGGTGCTGGGCTCCGAGCTAACTTTTGAGCTGCCAGACAACGCCAAGCAGTGTTTCTACGAGGACGTCATCATCGGTACCAAGTGTACACTGGAGTTTCAG gtGGTGACCGGTGGCCATTATGATGTGGACTGTCGTTTGGAGGACCCAGATGGAACAACTCTCTACAAGGAGATGAAGAAACAATACGACAGCTTTACCTTCACAGCAGCCAAGAACGGCACCTTCAAGTTCTGTTTCAGCAACGAGTTCTCCACCTTCACACACAAGACAGTTTACTTTGACTTTCAGGTTGGCGATGACCCTCCACTCTTCCCCAATGAGAACAGAGTCACTGCTCTCACCCAG TGTGAATCAGCCTGCGTGTCCATCCATGAGGCCCTGAAGTCAGTCATCGACTACCAGACACACTTCCGCCTCCGTGAGGCCCAGGGACGCAGTCGGGCAGAGGACCTCAATACCCGTGTTGCTTTCTGGTCTATCGGAGAAGCCATTATCCTTCTGGTGGTCAGCATCAGTCAGGTGGTCCTGCTGAGAAGCTTCTTCTCTGACAAGAAGACGACTACAACACGCGTCGGATCGTAA